A stretch of the Bacillaceae bacterium S4-13-56 genome encodes the following:
- a CDS encoding FapA family protein codes for MPVTQHCSDFFQIHVQPGKMEAALVIQQSYALEEPLSVEQLKEFLNENHIVHGTLEDVLLQIASMEFLEEGTIVVAKGTPPVHGKDGFIKYEQKYSRKLDLDDRRNINFREVMTIPTVVEGEKIATIFSPTLGESGMNVLGEAVPAVPGKKVLIKPGKNTEWKEEEQAIYSMIDGQLSVEPRAVHVYPQYEVNGDITMKIGNLNFVGTIVIRGNVPTGYQIIADGDIKIYGLVEGATLIAGGSIFISEGIVGSNKSRIKAGTDVRVGYINQGHVVSNRNIFVENSILHSQCVAKEHIYCQRGNIIGGSLSAGVSIHAKDIGNRMSTKTELFLGMNKESIEKVKKLNEEKEEVVNSIKKLELIGEKLKLKEEKISSLTPKEKVVLLRQRNSLTQSVERLAQVDEELLLLKHDLKLMEEAHVIVTGVMYLNVDISFGKYRKIINHVYQHVKIKLENKEVAITSL; via the coding sequence ATGCCTGTGACACAACATTGCTCGGATTTCTTTCAGATTCATGTACAACCCGGAAAAATGGAGGCCGCTCTTGTAATTCAGCAAAGCTATGCATTAGAGGAACCATTATCAGTGGAGCAATTAAAGGAATTCTTAAACGAAAATCATATTGTTCATGGTACTTTAGAGGATGTACTTCTCCAAATAGCTTCCATGGAGTTCTTAGAAGAGGGTACAATTGTGGTAGCCAAGGGCACTCCTCCAGTACACGGAAAAGATGGTTTTATTAAATATGAGCAGAAATATTCAAGAAAGCTAGATCTTGATGATCGAAGGAATATTAATTTTCGAGAAGTGATGACGATCCCAACAGTGGTAGAAGGCGAAAAGATCGCCACCATTTTTTCTCCAACTCTAGGAGAAAGTGGAATGAATGTCTTGGGTGAAGCCGTTCCTGCAGTACCAGGAAAAAAAGTTTTGATAAAACCAGGAAAAAATACAGAATGGAAAGAGGAAGAGCAGGCCATTTATTCTATGATTGATGGTCAGTTAAGTGTTGAGCCGCGTGCCGTTCATGTGTATCCTCAGTATGAAGTTAATGGGGATATAACAATGAAAATAGGGAATCTGAATTTTGTTGGAACAATTGTTATTCGTGGAAATGTGCCAACAGGCTACCAAATAATAGCAGATGGAGATATAAAAATCTATGGTCTTGTTGAAGGTGCAACCTTAATTGCAGGCGGATCTATTTTTATATCTGAAGGAATTGTAGGATCCAATAAAAGTCGAATTAAAGCAGGGACAGATGTCAGAGTAGGCTACATTAATCAAGGTCATGTAGTTTCTAACAGAAACATTTTTGTAGAGAACTCTATTTTACATAGCCAATGTGTTGCGAAAGAACATATATATTGTCAAAGAGGGAATATCATAGGAGGTTCACTTTCAGCAGGTGTATCCATTCATGCAAAAGATATTGGAAATCGAATGAGTACAAAAACAGAATTGTTTTTAGGAATGAATAAAGAAAGTATAGAAAAAGTGAAGAAATTGAATGAGGAAAAGGAAGAGGTCGTCAATTCCATAAAAAAGCTAGAACTTATTGGTGAAAAGTTAAAATTAAAAGAAGAAAAAATATCATCTTTAACTCCGAAAGAAAAGGTAGTCTTGTTAAGACAAAGAAATTCTCTGACTCAATCCGTAGAAAGATTGGCTCAAGTCGATGAAGAACTACTTCTATTAAAACATGATCTTAAATTAATGGAAGAAGCACATGTAATTGTTACTGGAGTTATGTATTTAAATGTTGATATTTCTTTCGGAAAATATAGAAAAATAATAAATCATGTTTATCAACATGTTAAAATTAAATTAGAAAATAAAGAGGTTGCGATTACTAGTTTATAG
- a CDS encoding chemotaxis protein CheC yields the protein MTLKDFSTYHLDILKEIGNIGAGHAATSLSTILNRKINMSVPSVRVVDFNEVMEIIGGPEKVVVSVFLRIEGDAPGSMFYLLSPEQASRFVKQMTGEDSFFLDQTSYSEISISAIHELGNILAGSYLTSLSDFTNLMLQSSVPSMAVDMAGSILSFGLIELSQISDYAIIIDTCLSDDSVMASKDVEGHFLLLPDPKSFSVIFRALGVNEDE from the coding sequence GTGACACTAAAAGATTTCTCTACCTATCATCTGGATATATTAAAAGAAATTGGAAACATTGGGGCGGGCCATGCAGCTACGTCCCTTTCGACCATCCTTAATAGAAAGATTAATATGAGTGTACCCTCTGTTCGAGTGGTAGACTTTAATGAAGTTATGGAGATTATTGGCGGACCTGAAAAGGTAGTTGTTTCTGTTTTTTTGAGAATAGAAGGGGATGCTCCTGGAAGTATGTTTTATCTTCTTTCCCCTGAACAAGCTAGTCGTTTTGTCAAACAAATGACAGGTGAAGATTCCTTTTTTTTAGATCAAACATCGTATTCAGAGATTTCGATTTCTGCTATTCATGAGTTAGGAAATATCTTGGCAGGATCTTACTTAACATCACTATCAGATTTTACCAATTTAATGCTTCAATCTTCAGTGCCTTCCATGGCTGTCGATATGGCAGGATCTATTTTAAGCTTTGGGCTCATAGAACTGTCACAGATCAGTGACTATGCCATTATTATTGATACATGCTTAAGCGATGATAGTGTTATGGCATCAAAAGATGTGGAAGGGCATTTTCTTTTACTGCCCGACCCGAAATCATTTTCGGTTATTTTTCGAGCATTAGGAGTTAATGAAGATGAATGA
- a CDS encoding FliA/WhiG family RNA polymerase sigma factor: MEKQSSQEQMLWRNWANKRDSEAANELIKYYIHLVHYHVQRISVALPQSANKDDLFSLGLIGLYDALEKFEMNRDLKFETYASFRIKGAILDGLRKEDWLPRSMRDKTKKIETEYRKLEQELNRTPTIKEIANQLSLPAKEVEDAMKDSFFSHILSIEEKPKEFDSKQREGIGYSLPDETSKQPDEELLYSETVEDLQQGIRQLNQSEQMVVSLFYHEELTLTEIGQVLGLTTSRISQIHSKALYKLGNYLKKAHAI; the protein is encoded by the coding sequence ATGGAAAAGCAATCTTCTCAAGAACAGATGCTCTGGAGAAACTGGGCAAACAAACGAGATTCTGAGGCTGCCAATGAACTCATTAAATATTATATTCACCTTGTACATTATCATGTTCAGCGCATTTCTGTTGCGTTACCACAAAGTGCAAACAAGGATGATTTATTTAGCTTAGGTTTAATTGGTTTATATGACGCTCTAGAAAAATTCGAAATGAATAGAGATTTAAAGTTTGAGACCTATGCATCCTTTCGAATTAAAGGAGCCATCCTAGATGGACTAAGAAAAGAGGATTGGTTGCCTCGGTCTATGCGTGATAAAACGAAAAAAATTGAGACGGAGTATAGAAAACTTGAACAAGAGCTAAATCGAACCCCTACCATAAAAGAAATAGCAAATCAATTGTCCCTTCCTGCAAAAGAAGTGGAAGATGCCATGAAGGACTCTTTTTTCTCACATATCCTTTCTATAGAAGAAAAGCCAAAGGAATTTGATTCAAAGCAAAGAGAAGGTATTGGCTATAGTTTACCTGATGAAACATCAAAGCAACCTGATGAAGAGCTTTTATATAGTGAAACAGTCGAAGATTTGCAACAGGGGATAAGACAATTAAATCAAAGCGAACAAATGGTGGTTAGTCTTTTTTATCACGAAGAACTGACTCTTACGGAAATAGGACAAGTTTTGGGATTAACTACTTCAAGAATCTCCCAAATTCATTCTAAGGCTCTATATAAATTAGGAAATTATCTTAAAAAAGCTCATGCTATTTAG
- a CDS encoding chemotaxis protein CheW, whose amino-acid sequence MAESIAQDLKVIVFRLKDEEYGVPVQQVGSIERMQHITRVPNTPEFVKGVINLRGVVTPILDLRKRFGIENVDYTESTRIIIVYVDDIEVGLIVDAANDVIDIPTDAIEPAPEVVGTIDDDYIHGVAKLDKRLLVLLDLKNTLSHGEVKEIKTMEGSREQ is encoded by the coding sequence ATGGCAGAGTCAATTGCGCAAGATCTAAAGGTTATTGTATTTCGATTAAAAGATGAAGAATATGGAGTCCCTGTACAACAAGTTGGTTCAATTGAAAGAATGCAACATATTACAAGAGTGCCAAATACCCCTGAATTCGTAAAAGGAGTCATTAATTTAAGAGGAGTGGTTACTCCTATTCTTGATTTAAGAAAGCGATTTGGAATAGAAAATGTTGATTATACAGAGAGTACTAGAATTATTATCGTCTATGTTGATGATATTGAAGTTGGCTTGATCGTCGATGCGGCTAATGATGTCATTGACATTCCGACAGATGCGATTGAACCAGCCCCTGAGGTTGTCGGCACGATAGATGATGATTATATACATGGTGTTGCAAAATTAGATAAGAGATTACTTGTTTTATTAGATTTGAAGAATACTCTATCTCATGGTGAAGTTAAGGAAATAAAAACGATGGAAGGGTCTAGGGAACAGTGA
- a CDS encoding chemotaxis protein CheD: MNEVIEIVKVGIADLNIIKAPQVIRTSGLGSCVGVVIYDSNQKLAGMVHVMLPDSSFAKEPFNKAKYADSGIDELVFLLENNGIFRHKMKAKIAGGSQMFQFASTNDTMRIGPRNVEAVKKKLDQLRIRILAEDVGGQSGRTIEFNPLTGLLKVRTVNLGEKEI; this comes from the coding sequence ATGAATGAAGTGATTGAAATTGTAAAGGTTGGAATAGCTGATTTAAACATTATTAAGGCCCCACAAGTCATTCGAACTTCAGGATTAGGATCTTGTGTTGGTGTTGTCATCTATGATTCTAATCAAAAATTGGCCGGAATGGTTCATGTTATGCTACCAGATTCCTCTTTTGCTAAAGAACCATTTAATAAAGCAAAATATGCAGACTCTGGGATTGATGAGCTCGTATTTTTGCTTGAAAACAATGGTATTTTCCGACATAAAATGAAAGCCAAAATAGCTGGAGGGTCACAAATGTTTCAATTTGCATCCACCAATGACACAATGAGGATTGGTCCAAGAAATGTCGAAGCGGTGAAAAAGAAGCTTGACCAATTACGAATTAGAATTCTAGCAGAAGATGTTGGAGGGCAAAGTGGAAGAACAATTGAGTTTAATCCTTTGACAGGACTTTTAAAGGTGAGAACAGTTAACCTAGGGGAAAAAGAGATCTAA
- the frr gene encoding ribosome recycling factor, with the protein MSEAVIKETKEKMQAAVNAFTRQLSTVRAGRANPALLDQVHVDYYGASTPLKQLATISAPDARLLLITPYDKTSIGDIEKAIQKADLGLSPSSDGNVVRINIPALTEERRKELVKVVRKYAEEAKVHVRNIRRDSNDHLKKLEKDGELTEDELRGYQDDVQKVTDKFVNEIDSLTQNKEKEMMEV; encoded by the coding sequence ATGTCAGAAGCTGTCATAAAAGAAACAAAGGAAAAAATGCAAGCCGCTGTTAATGCCTTTACTCGTCAATTATCAACAGTTCGTGCGGGTAGAGCAAATCCTGCTCTCTTAGACCAGGTGCATGTAGATTATTATGGAGCGTCCACACCATTAAAGCAATTAGCTACTATTTCTGCTCCTGATGCACGTTTACTTCTTATTACTCCATATGACAAAACTTCCATTGGAGATATTGAAAAGGCTATTCAAAAAGCAGACCTAGGCTTGTCTCCATCTAGTGATGGTAATGTAGTAAGAATTAATATTCCGGCACTTACTGAGGAACGTCGTAAAGAATTAGTGAAAGTGGTTCGGAAATATGCTGAGGAAGCAAAAGTCCATGTTAGAAATATCCGTAGAGATAGTAATGATCACTTAAAGAAGCTTGAAAAAGATGGAGAATTAACAGAGGATGAGCTTCGCGGATATCAAGATGATGTTCAAAAAGTAACAGATAAGTTTGTAAATGAAATTGACTCTCTTACTCAGAATAAAGAAAAAGAAATGATGGAAGTATAA
- the rpsB gene encoding 30S ribosomal protein S2: MSVISMKQLLEAGVHFGHQTRRWNPKMKKYIFTERNGIYIIDLQKTVKKVEEAYQVIRDIAADGGTILFVGTKKQAQDSVKEEAIRCGMYFVNQRWLGGTLTNFETIQKRIKRLKDIERMEEDGTFQVLPKKEVVQLLKEKERLVKFLGGIKDMDRIPDALFIIDPRKERIAVAEAHKLNIPIIGIVDTNCDPDEIDHVIPANDDAIRAVKLLTAKMADAVLEARQGEGTAEEVVEEEVGAVQE, from the coding sequence ATGTCAGTAATTTCAATGAAACAACTTCTTGAAGCTGGTGTTCATTTTGGACATCAAACTCGTCGTTGGAATCCGAAGATGAAAAAGTACATCTTCACAGAACGTAATGGGATTTACATCATCGACCTTCAAAAAACAGTTAAGAAGGTTGAGGAAGCATATCAAGTTATTCGTGATATCGCTGCTGATGGAGGAACAATCCTTTTTGTTGGTACAAAGAAGCAAGCACAAGATTCTGTAAAAGAAGAAGCAATTCGTTGTGGAATGTACTTCGTCAACCAACGTTGGCTAGGTGGTACATTAACAAACTTTGAAACGATTCAGAAGCGAATCAAACGCCTAAAGGATATCGAAAGAATGGAAGAAGATGGAACTTTCCAAGTGCTTCCTAAGAAAGAAGTTGTACAACTTCTTAAAGAAAAAGAACGTTTAGTAAAATTCCTTGGTGGAATTAAAGATATGGATCGCATTCCTGATGCGCTATTTATTATCGACCCACGTAAAGAACGTATTGCGGTTGCAGAAGCTCATAAATTAAATATTCCAATTATCGGTATCGTTGATACTAACTGTGATCCAGACGAAATTGACCATGTGATCCCAGCTAATGATGATGCGATTCGTGCTGTTAAACTTCTTACTGCTAAAATGGCTGACGCTGTACTTGAAGCAAGACAAGGTGAAGGTACTGCGGAAGAAGTGGTAGAAGAGGAAGTAGGAGCAGTACAAGAATAA
- a CDS encoding chemotaxis protein CheA — protein sequence MDMNQYIDVFIDESKENLQSMNDLLLELEKSPTDLDIVGEIFRAAHTLKGMSATMGFQDLANLTHKMENVLDGVRNQQIVVTSDILDVVFESVDDLEAMIQDIASGGNGKRDVSLVVHKLQDIEEGRYIANNSQNEVAAATQVHTKVENSFKRLDEFELSVLEESREQGYQNLYVYVQLRNDCLLKAARVYMVFDVLEQIGEIIKSNPSVEALEEEQFDYEFTVLLVTKETPEDVKQRILKVSEIDKVEVEIFNQDSFSKQKEEQFNPKEPSSSSGKDKESTEKSSTQKSQTTGKTIRVNIDRLDVLMNLFEELVIDRGRLEQISNELEHQGLHETVERMSRISGDLQSIILNMRMVPVDQVFNRFPRMVRQLAKDLHKQVNLEISGAETELDRTVIDEIGDPLVHLIRNALDHGIELPEERSRKGKLEEGMLSLRAYHSGNHVFIEIEDDGAGINREKVVQKAIHNGLVSKEQAQSLSDSQINELIMESGFSTAEKISDVSGRGVGLDVVKNTIESLGGSIFIESKLDKGSLFSIQLPLTLSIISVMLVEIQEEKFAIPLSSIIETAIVKKEEIMSAHHKKVIDFRGKVVPLVFLKDVFDIPTGDSEDSFFSIVIVRKGDKMAGLVVDSLIGQQEIVLKSLGNYLTNVFAISGATILGDGQVALIIDSNALIK from the coding sequence ATGGATATGAATCAATATATTGATGTGTTTATTGATGAAAGCAAAGAGAATTTACAATCAATGAACGACTTGTTGTTAGAACTCGAAAAGAGTCCCACAGATTTAGATATCGTTGGAGAGATTTTTCGTGCAGCACATACTTTAAAAGGAATGTCTGCCACAATGGGTTTTCAAGACTTAGCTAATTTAACTCACAAAATGGAAAATGTGTTAGATGGAGTGAGAAATCAACAAATTGTAGTGACCTCTGATATTTTAGATGTGGTCTTTGAATCAGTCGATGACTTGGAAGCCATGATTCAGGATATAGCATCTGGTGGAAATGGGAAACGCGACGTATCTCTTGTAGTTCATAAACTCCAGGATATAGAAGAAGGTCGTTACATAGCGAATAATAGTCAGAATGAAGTAGCAGCAGCGACGCAAGTACATACTAAAGTTGAGAACTCTTTTAAGCGATTAGATGAATTTGAATTAAGTGTGTTGGAAGAATCAAGAGAACAGGGATACCAAAACTTATACGTCTATGTTCAATTAAGAAATGATTGCTTGTTAAAAGCAGCAAGAGTATATATGGTTTTTGATGTTCTAGAGCAGATTGGTGAAATTATTAAATCAAATCCCTCAGTGGAAGCACTTGAGGAAGAACAATTCGACTATGAGTTTACAGTTTTGTTAGTTACAAAGGAAACCCCTGAAGATGTAAAACAAAGGATATTAAAGGTTTCAGAGATTGATAAAGTGGAAGTAGAAATATTTAATCAAGACTCTTTTTCGAAACAAAAGGAAGAACAATTTAATCCCAAAGAGCCGTCTTCCTCTTCTGGTAAAGATAAGGAAAGCACTGAAAAATCATCTACCCAAAAATCTCAAACAACAGGAAAAACGATTCGTGTAAATATAGACAGGCTTGACGTACTAATGAATTTATTTGAAGAACTAGTCATTGATCGTGGAAGATTGGAACAAATCTCAAATGAACTGGAACATCAAGGACTACACGAAACAGTGGAAAGAATGTCAAGAATCTCTGGTGATTTACAAAGTATTATTCTCAATATGCGTATGGTTCCTGTAGATCAAGTTTTTAATCGATTCCCAAGGATGGTAAGACAATTAGCTAAAGATCTACATAAACAAGTAAACCTTGAAATATCAGGGGCTGAAACAGAATTAGATAGAACAGTTATTGATGAAATTGGTGATCCGCTTGTTCATTTAATAAGAAATGCTTTGGATCATGGAATTGAATTACCAGAAGAACGATCTCGAAAAGGGAAACTTGAAGAAGGCATGCTTTCCTTAAGAGCCTATCATAGTGGTAACCATGTGTTTATCGAAATTGAAGATGATGGCGCTGGTATCAATCGCGAGAAGGTGGTTCAAAAAGCTATTCACAATGGACTAGTATCGAAGGAGCAAGCTCAATCCTTATCTGATTCACAAATCAATGAGCTCATTATGGAAAGTGGTTTTTCAACAGCGGAAAAAATTTCAGATGTGTCGGGTCGTGGGGTAGGGTTAGATGTGGTAAAGAATACAATTGAATCTCTTGGTGGCTCTATTTTTATTGAGTCAAAATTAGACAAAGGTTCACTTTTTTCTATACAGCTTCCTTTAACACTCTCGATTATTTCTGTCATGTTAGTAGAGATTCAGGAGGAGAAATTTGCAATCCCTCTTTCCTCCATCATTGAAACTGCTATTGTAAAAAAAGAAGAAATTATGAGCGCTCACCATAAAAAGGTGATTGATTTCCGAGGAAAAGTAGTACCTCTTGTCTTCTTAAAAGATGTCTTTGATATTCCTACTGGTGACTCAGAAGATTCATTCTTTTCTATAGTGATTGTGAGAAAAGGAGATAAGATGGCAGGGCTTGTTGTTGACTCTTTAATTGGTCAGCAAGAGATTGTGCTTAAGTCCTTAGGAAATTATTTAACAAATGTTTTTGCTATTTCTGGGGCAACGATACTTGGAGATGGTCAAGTAGCCTTAATTATTGATAGTAATGCACTTATAAAATAA
- a CDS encoding isoprenyl transferase → MDVKLPFFQKKRKQPQTTQLDKNNIPKHIAIIMDGNGRWANNKGLPRIAGHHEGMKVVRKIVSHSSRLGVEILTLYAFSTENWKRPKSEVDFLMRLPEEFLDTYLPDLYENNVKVICIGDPSNLPPHTQKALESAMEKTKNNTGMKLNFALNYGSRNEIVCAVNQIIMDKENGVISDQEITEDLFSSYLYTKSIQDPDLLIRTSGEIRLSNFLLWQVAYTEFWFTEVLWPDFCENELNKALLDYQKRKRKYGGI, encoded by the coding sequence ATGGATGTAAAGCTTCCTTTTTTTCAAAAGAAAAGAAAACAACCCCAAACAACCCAATTAGATAAAAATAATATCCCTAAACATATTGCAATAATAATGGATGGTAATGGACGTTGGGCGAATAACAAGGGGTTACCTAGAATAGCCGGACATCATGAAGGGATGAAAGTTGTCCGAAAAATAGTATCGCACTCATCTAGATTAGGAGTTGAGATATTAACCTTATATGCCTTTTCAACTGAAAACTGGAAAAGACCTAAATCAGAAGTGGATTTTTTAATGAGACTTCCGGAGGAATTTCTGGATACATACTTGCCTGATCTTTATGAAAATAACGTAAAAGTTATTTGTATTGGGGACCCTTCTAACTTACCTCCACATACTCAGAAAGCATTAGAATCTGCTATGGAAAAAACGAAAAACAATACAGGAATGAAATTAAACTTTGCTTTAAATTATGGAAGTCGCAATGAAATAGTATGTGCCGTTAACCAAATCATAATGGATAAAGAAAACGGTGTTATCTCTGATCAAGAAATAACGGAAGATCTGTTTTCTTCCTATTTATATACAAAGTCTATTCAGGACCCTGACCTGCTCATTCGGACAAGTGGAGAAATTCGGTTAAGCAATTTCTTGCTGTGGCAAGTTGCTTACACAGAATTTTGGTTTACCGAAGTGTTGTGGCCTGATTTTTGTGAAAATGAGTTAAATAAAGCCCTGTTAGATTATCAAAAACGGAAAAGAAAATACGGGGGCATTTAA
- the tsf gene encoding translation elongation factor Ts, with protein MAVTAQMVKELREKTGAGMMDCKKALTETDGDMEKAIDYLREKGIAKAAKKADRIAAEGSANIVVDGNTAVLIEVNCETDFVTKNDQFKTLLEELGQHILSQKPADVEGALNQKLNGEGIPVGEHINSVIAKIGEKISLRRFAILEKGENAAFGAYLHLGGRIGVLTVLDGTTDEDLAKDVAMHVAAANPRYLSTDSVSSEEIAHEREVLKQQALNEGKPEKIVEKMVEGRLNKFFEEICLLEQGFVKDPDQKVKKYVADKGASVVTFVRYEVGEGMEKREDNFAEEVMSQVKK; from the coding sequence ATGGCAGTAACTGCTCAAATGGTAAAAGAACTTCGTGAAAAAACTGGCGCTGGTATGATGGATTGCAAGAAGGCATTAACTGAAACTGATGGGGATATGGAAAAAGCGATAGACTATCTTCGTGAAAAAGGTATTGCAAAAGCTGCGAAGAAAGCGGACCGTATTGCTGCGGAAGGATCAGCTAACATTGTAGTAGATGGAAATACAGCGGTACTAATTGAAGTAAACTGTGAAACTGATTTTGTTACTAAAAATGATCAGTTTAAAACACTTCTTGAAGAACTTGGACAACATATCCTTTCTCAAAAACCTGCTGATGTTGAAGGGGCTCTAAACCAAAAACTGAATGGTGAAGGAATCCCAGTGGGAGAGCACATTAATAGTGTAATTGCTAAGATTGGGGAAAAAATCTCGCTTCGCCGTTTTGCTATTTTAGAAAAAGGTGAAAATGCTGCATTTGGTGCTTACTTACATTTAGGAGGGCGCATTGGAGTTTTAACTGTACTTGATGGGACTACTGATGAAGACCTTGCAAAGGATGTTGCTATGCATGTTGCTGCAGCAAATCCACGTTACCTATCTACTGACAGTGTATCCTCTGAAGAAATTGCTCATGAGCGTGAAGTGTTAAAGCAACAAGCTTTAAATGAAGGTAAGCCTGAAAAAATTGTAGAGAAAATGGTAGAGGGACGTTTAAATAAATTTTTTGAAGAAATTTGTTTGTTAGAGCAAGGCTTTGTTAAAGATCCTGATCAAAAAGTTAAGAAATACGTTGCAGATAAAGGTGCTTCTGTTGTTACTTTCGTACGCTATGAAGTTGGCGAAGGTATGGAAAAACGTGAAGATAACTTTGCAGAAGAAGTTATGAGTCAGGTGAAAAAATAA
- the pyrH gene encoding UMP kinase produces the protein MTTARYRRIVLKLSGEALSGDIGYGIDPKVIQSISTQVKEVAELGVEIAIVVGAGNIWRGKVGSEMGMDRATADYMGMLATVMNSLALQDSLENNGIPTRVQSSIEMRQVAEPYIRRRAIRHLEKNRVVIFAAGTGNPYFSTDTTAALRAAEIEADVILMAKNDVDGVYTADPKLNKDAKKYDELSYLKVLNEGLGVMDSTASSLCMDNDIPILVFSISEEGNIKKAVMGENIGTIVRGK, from the coding sequence ATGACAACAGCGCGCTATCGTAGAATTGTGTTAAAATTAAGTGGAGAAGCCTTAAGTGGTGATATAGGATATGGAATTGATCCTAAAGTTATTCAATCGATTTCTACTCAAGTTAAAGAAGTAGCAGAACTTGGTGTTGAAATTGCTATTGTTGTCGGCGCAGGTAATATTTGGAGAGGAAAAGTAGGAAGTGAAATGGGTATGGACCGCGCAACAGCGGACTATATGGGAATGCTTGCTACTGTCATGAATTCTTTAGCCCTCCAAGACAGTTTAGAAAATAACGGAATTCCTACTCGTGTTCAATCTTCTATCGAAATGAGGCAGGTGGCTGAACCATATATTCGCAGAAGAGCCATTCGCCACTTAGAAAAAAACCGTGTTGTCATTTTTGCAGCAGGGACTGGCAACCCTTATTTTTCAACCGATACAACTGCTGCATTACGAGCAGCGGAAATTGAGGCAGATGTCATTTTAATGGCAAAAAATGATGTCGATGGAGTTTATACTGCAGATCCAAAACTTAACAAAGATGCTAAAAAGTACGATGAATTATCATACTTAAAAGTTTTAAATGAAGGATTAGGAGTTATGGATTCAACTGCATCCTCTTTATGTATGGATAATGACATCCCAATCCTCGTATTTTCAATATCAGAAGAAGGAAACATTAAAAAGGCTGTAATGGGCGAAAACATAGGAACTATTGTGAGGGGGAAATAA
- a CDS encoding coupling factor for flagellin transcription and translation, with protein MQTYLLVISFLLHGLTIFWIIVLSQRVQKSKELELRQEKVAKEIEDLFTTYLLEIKEENERLTQLIKGDAVSKPTNSYSKNLENKNTNHKKDTNLNDSFPALDSNLHDIVEESLSAKVYHLYDQGYSIEEIARKLDRGKTEIELLVKFHPIKS; from the coding sequence ATGCAAACTTATTTATTAGTTATAAGTTTTTTATTACATGGTTTAACTATTTTTTGGATCATTGTACTCTCACAAAGAGTTCAAAAAAGCAAAGAACTCGAGCTGCGCCAAGAAAAAGTAGCGAAAGAGATTGAGGATTTGTTTACAACTTACCTTTTAGAAATAAAAGAAGAAAATGAACGTTTAACACAGCTCATCAAAGGAGATGCTGTTAGCAAACCAACCAATAGTTATTCTAAAAACCTTGAAAATAAAAACACTAATCATAAAAAAGACACTAATCTAAACGATTCCTTTCCTGCATTAGATTCTAACCTTCACGATATAGTAGAGGAATCTTTGAGTGCTAAGGTATATCATCTATATGATCAAGGATATTCTATTGAAGAAATTGCTAGAAAACTGGATCGGGGAAAAACCGAAATAGAACTTCTTGTCAAATTTCATCCGATTAAGTCATAA